In Pseudoduganella albidiflava, a single window of DNA contains:
- a CDS encoding PRC-barrel domain-containing protein: protein MSYLDRDPFGIYRDRDNDGPGPHLMGADTLMGEDVYNRQEEDLGDIKEIMIDMQSGKIAYAVLSFGGILGMGDKLFAVPWQALQLDTVNKRFILDVAKERLENAPGFDKDRWPDMASAEFGSQISSFWGGAAQAMPGQMTSTGSVMSSGSSTMQSGSSFGQSQSGNLSGGSGSSMGSGSMGSSSGLSSQSGSLGSGTGLGSDALDLGRGDSDLTDKNVNQAGGLSNQNTSIDPNKKY, encoded by the coding sequence ATGAGCTATCTCGACCGAGACCCGTTTGGCATTTACCGTGACCGCGACAACGATGGCCCCGGCCCGCACCTGATGGGTGCCGACACGCTGATGGGCGAAGACGTGTACAACCGCCAGGAAGAAGACCTGGGCGACATTAAAGAAATCATGATCGACATGCAGTCCGGCAAAATCGCCTATGCCGTGCTGTCGTTCGGCGGCATCCTGGGTATGGGCGACAAGCTGTTCGCCGTGCCATGGCAGGCGCTGCAACTCGATACCGTCAACAAGCGCTTCATCCTGGACGTGGCGAAAGAACGCCTGGAAAACGCCCCCGGCTTCGACAAGGACCGCTGGCCCGACATGGCGAGCGCCGAATTCGGCAGCCAGATCAGCAGCTTCTGGGGCGGCGCCGCGCAGGCGATGCCTGGCCAGATGACCTCCACCGGCAGCGTGATGAGCAGCGGCAGCAGCACCATGCAGAGCGGCTCGAGCTTTGGCCAGAGCCAGTCGGGCAACCTGTCCGGCGGTTCGGGCAGCAGCATGGGCAGCGGCAGCATGGGCAGCAGCAGCGGCCTGTCCAGCCAGAGCGGCAGCCTGGGCAGCGGCACCGGCCTGGGCAGCGATGCACTGGACCTGGGGCGCGGCGACTCCGACCTGACCGACAAGAACGTCAACCAGGCCGGCGGGCTGTCGAACCAGAACACCAGCATCGACCCGAACAAGAAGTACTGA
- a CDS encoding alpha/beta hydrolase family protein, with protein sequence MRAQRLDFMGAHGTSLAARLDAPDGPARAYALFAHCFTCGKDVFAASRIAQALTDHGIAVLRFDFTGLGASEGEFANTNFSSNVEDLLAAAGYLREHFAAPRLLIGHSLGGAATLAVAGLVPEAQAVVTIAAPSDPSHVTHLFRDQIDTITAEGEAEVQLAGRPFRIRKQFLDDVAEHKLKERIGALRKALLVMHAPNDTTVGIENAMNIFVAAKHPKSYISLDTADHLLTKRDDATYVANLIAAWSERYLKE encoded by the coding sequence ATGCGGGCACAACGACTCGACTTCATGGGCGCGCACGGCACCAGCCTGGCCGCGCGCCTCGACGCGCCGGATGGCCCGGCGCGGGCGTATGCCCTGTTCGCCCACTGCTTCACGTGCGGCAAGGATGTGTTTGCCGCCAGCCGCATCGCCCAGGCCCTGACCGACCATGGCATCGCCGTGCTGCGCTTCGACTTCACGGGGCTGGGCGCCAGCGAAGGCGAATTCGCCAACACCAATTTCTCGTCGAACGTGGAAGACCTGCTGGCCGCGGCTGGCTACCTGCGCGAGCACTTCGCGGCGCCGCGCCTGCTGATCGGCCACAGCCTGGGCGGTGCCGCCACGCTGGCGGTGGCCGGGCTCGTGCCGGAAGCGCAGGCCGTGGTGACGATCGCCGCGCCCAGCGATCCCTCGCATGTCACGCACCTGTTCCGCGACCAGATCGACACCATCACCGCGGAAGGGGAGGCCGAGGTGCAGCTGGCGGGGCGGCCGTTCCGCATCCGCAAGCAGTTCCTCGACGACGTGGCCGAGCACAAGCTGAAGGAAAGGATCGGCGCGCTGAGGAAGGCTTTGCTGGTGATGCATGCGCCGAACGACACGACGGTCGGCATCGAGAATGCGATGAACATCTTCGTCGCGGCCAAGCACCCGAAGAGCTACATCTCGCTCGACACGGCCGACCACCTGCTGACGAAGCGCGACGATGCAACCTACGTGGCGAACCTGATCGCCGCGTGGAGCGAACGTTATCTGAAAGAGTGA
- a CDS encoding Y-family DNA polymerase, producing MRLWIGLHLPRLPLEVFCPSWSADALTAVLDHDAVLAVSDDARRAGIVPGMRRGGALMMAPEAQLHERAPERESEALHAVAMAMLQFTPQVAEAEEATLLMDVGASLRLFGGIRRLCALVRASLRKLGFTAVLGVAPTARGAWLLARGGGSRAIRLEKMTARLHRLPASLLPPARPYMTWLEGIGCLSVGDVARLPRPGLQRRCGRALLDVLDAALGHAAEMFHWIEAPTTFHARLELFGRIENTDLLLAGACRLLQQMTGWLNARQLAVERITLLLEHERGKVARPPTPVEIVLAEAVWRDDHLVRLLKERLAKLELEAPVIGLVLEAPHVKPMAPLSDSLFPEPGGSSEDRQRLFEVLVARLGADNVLQAAPKADYRPEHANAWVPVQQKIRPQDVAACLPPGGLPRPTWLLPKPIALLVRDHRPFYCSPLRMVSAAERIEAGWWSDTQTRDYFIAQGEDNAHYWVYRERLPGADEEAEPRWYLHGLFG from the coding sequence ATGCGCCTCTGGATCGGCCTGCACCTGCCCCGGCTCCCGCTCGAAGTATTTTGCCCGAGCTGGTCGGCTGACGCGCTCACCGCGGTGCTGGACCACGACGCGGTGCTGGCCGTGTCGGACGATGCACGCCGCGCCGGGATCGTGCCGGGCATGCGCCGCGGCGGCGCGCTGATGATGGCGCCGGAAGCGCAGTTGCACGAACGCGCGCCGGAACGGGAAAGCGAAGCGCTGCACGCGGTGGCGATGGCGATGCTGCAATTCACGCCGCAGGTGGCCGAAGCCGAGGAAGCCACGCTGCTGATGGACGTGGGCGCCAGCCTGCGCCTGTTCGGTGGCATCCGCCGCCTGTGCGCATTGGTGCGCGCCAGCCTGCGCAAGCTGGGTTTCACCGCCGTGCTGGGCGTGGCGCCCACGGCACGCGGCGCCTGGCTGCTGGCGCGCGGCGGCGGTAGCCGGGCGATCCGGCTGGAGAAAATGACGGCGCGGCTGCACCGGCTGCCGGCCAGCCTGCTGCCGCCGGCGCGGCCCTACATGACATGGCTGGAAGGTATCGGCTGCCTGTCGGTGGGCGACGTGGCGCGCCTGCCGCGGCCGGGCCTGCAGCGGCGCTGTGGGCGCGCGCTGCTCGACGTGCTCGATGCGGCGCTGGGCCACGCGGCCGAGATGTTCCACTGGATCGAGGCGCCCACCACGTTCCATGCCAGGCTGGAGCTGTTCGGCCGGATCGAGAATACGGACCTGCTGCTGGCCGGCGCCTGCCGCCTGCTGCAGCAGATGACGGGCTGGCTGAACGCCCGCCAGCTGGCCGTCGAGCGCATCACGCTGCTGCTGGAGCACGAGCGGGGCAAGGTGGCGCGGCCGCCCACGCCCGTGGAGATCGTGCTGGCCGAAGCGGTCTGGCGCGACGACCACCTGGTGCGCCTGCTGAAGGAACGGCTCGCCAAGCTGGAACTCGAAGCGCCCGTGATCGGGCTGGTGCTGGAAGCGCCGCATGTCAAGCCGATGGCGCCGCTGTCGGATTCGCTGTTCCCCGAACCGGGCGGCAGCAGCGAAGACCGGCAGCGCCTGTTCGAGGTGCTGGTGGCGCGCCTGGGGGCGGACAACGTGCTGCAGGCGGCGCCGAAAGCCGATTACCGGCCCGAGCACGCGAATGCGTGGGTGCCCGTGCAGCAAAAGATCCGCCCGCAGGACGTGGCGGCCTGCCTGCCGCCCGGCGGCCTGCCGCGCCCCACGTGGCTGCTGCCGAAGCCGATCGCGCTGCTGGTGCGCGATCACCGGCCTTTCTACTGCTCGCCGCTGCGCATGGTGTCGGCCGCCGAACGCATCGAGGCGGGCTGGTGGAGCGATACGCAGACGCGCGATTACTTCATTGCCCAGGGCGAGGACAACGCGCATTATTGGGTGTATCGCGAACGGCTGCCGGGGGCGGACGAGGAGGCTGAACCGCGGTGGTATCTGCATGGGCTGTTCGGGTGA
- a CDS encoding glycine zipper 2TM domain-containing protein translates to MEKIATASRIHPLFAAAAVSVIALSATGIAALTGVLPSSKAEPAAQILPAGLAAQQAIGAPQAVGAQQLAAAQPAAQQLAPQALQQPALAPEPAPAVRQPAAPERVVVREIVYREPAPRKVVHKAPVRSEAPQQQPVYAAAPVAQESKPNYVAIGTGAVVGGLIGNQIGDGNGKKLATLAGIIGGGYAGNEIANRSK, encoded by the coding sequence ATGGAAAAAATCGCTACCGCAAGCCGTATCCACCCACTGTTTGCCGCCGCAGCCGTCTCGGTGATCGCCTTGAGCGCCACGGGTATCGCCGCCCTGACCGGCGTCCTGCCATCGAGCAAAGCCGAACCGGCCGCGCAAATCCTTCCAGCGGGCCTGGCGGCGCAGCAAGCCATCGGCGCCCCCCAGGCTGTCGGAGCGCAGCAGCTGGCAGCGGCACAGCCGGCCGCGCAGCAGCTCGCGCCGCAAGCGCTGCAGCAGCCGGCACTCGCACCGGAGCCGGCGCCTGCTGTACGCCAGCCGGCCGCGCCGGAACGCGTGGTCGTGCGGGAAATCGTGTACCGCGAACCCGCACCGCGCAAGGTCGTGCACAAGGCGCCGGTCCGCAGCGAGGCACCGCAGCAGCAGCCGGTGTACGCCGCTGCCCCGGTTGCGCAGGAAAGCAAGCCGAACTATGTGGCCATCGGTACCGGCGCCGTGGTCGGCGGCCTGATCGGCAACCAGATCGGCGACGGCAATGGCAAGAAGCTGGCGACCCTGGCCGGTATCATCGGCGGCGGCTATGCCGGCAACGAGATTGCCAACCGCAGCAAATAA
- the imuA gene encoding translesion DNA synthesis-associated protein ImuA, with product MAQLAPLAAPEALHPSLWLASQLAQSHDRCVDTGHPVLSAQLPGGGWPTGTLVELLLQQPGIGEMRLLQPALGALKRPIVLVQPPYAPQALALDALGISPTQLVWIRNTGKSADALWAAEQILRSGCCGALLLWQQHVRSEALRRLHLAAQSGETLFCLMRPLAAAQDASPAPLRLALRPAAGGLQIDFVKRRGPQRDAPLFLPLTPSLLQRHAPLDRPAPAPAPARSILPELVG from the coding sequence ATGGCCCAACTTGCTCCGCTCGCGGCGCCGGAAGCCTTGCATCCCTCACTCTGGCTTGCATCGCAACTGGCGCAATCGCACGATCGCTGCGTCGACACCGGACACCCGGTCCTGTCGGCCCAGTTGCCGGGCGGCGGCTGGCCGACGGGAACGCTGGTGGAATTGCTGCTGCAGCAGCCGGGGATCGGCGAAATGCGCCTTCTGCAACCGGCACTGGGGGCCTTGAAACGGCCCATCGTGCTGGTGCAGCCGCCGTATGCCCCGCAGGCGCTGGCGCTCGATGCGCTGGGCATTTCCCCCACCCAGCTGGTATGGATCCGCAACACTGGCAAGAGCGCCGATGCGCTGTGGGCCGCCGAACAGATCCTGCGCAGCGGCTGCTGCGGCGCATTGCTGCTGTGGCAGCAGCACGTGCGCAGCGAAGCGCTGCGCCGCCTGCACCTGGCGGCGCAAAGCGGCGAAACGCTGTTCTGCCTGATGCGGCCGCTGGCGGCCGCGCAGGATGCGTCGCCGGCGCCGTTGCGGCTGGCATTGCGGCCCGCCGCCGGGGGACTGCAGATCGATTTTGTAAAACGCCGGGGGCCGCAACGCGATGCGCCATTGTTCCTGCCCTTGACCCCTTCTTTACTGCAACGACATGCGCCTCTGGATCGGCCTGCACCTGCCCCGGCTCCCGCTCGAAGTATTTTGCCCGAGCTGGTCGGCTGA
- a CDS encoding extracellular catalytic domain type 1 short-chain-length polyhydroxyalkanoate depolymerase — MVKRNAGARLVRSLMKAGTAQQKAAVKMVGSMLALPKSSVRKRPAKKAAVAAPRARTPPATPVAPGRWLAGHHLAGAQQMQYWLYLPQGEVPRDGWPLLLMLHGCQQTATQFAQGTRMNTVAEKKGYAVLYPQQSVTVHAQRCWRWFDRATQQGGGDVQPVAAILGKVLAQYPIDRRRIYVCGISAGAGLANILALNFPDLFAAVGLHSGPVFGAGHGTVGALGVMRHGGGLRTEPAIREVLARRANFPLMPAILFQGDADTVVHAVNQQQLVRQSLLLNGVPADTPVKVTRRGTRSGHEIRDYQVGSKVVLRVVRVDTLDHAWSGGDTMIAFHGKGPDASRMMLEFFGKHRR, encoded by the coding sequence ATGGTCAAGCGAAATGCCGGCGCGCGCCTGGTGCGCTCGTTGATGAAGGCGGGAACCGCCCAGCAGAAGGCGGCGGTGAAGATGGTCGGGTCCATGCTGGCGTTGCCGAAGAGCAGCGTGCGCAAGCGGCCCGCGAAGAAGGCCGCGGTGGCGGCGCCCCGCGCGCGCACGCCGCCGGCCACGCCGGTGGCGCCCGGACGCTGGCTGGCCGGCCATCACCTGGCGGGGGCCCAGCAGATGCAGTACTGGCTGTACCTGCCGCAGGGCGAAGTGCCCCGCGATGGCTGGCCGCTGCTGCTGATGCTGCATGGCTGCCAGCAGACCGCCACCCAGTTCGCGCAGGGCACGCGGATGAACACGGTGGCGGAAAAGAAGGGCTATGCGGTGCTCTATCCGCAGCAATCCGTCACCGTGCATGCGCAGCGCTGCTGGCGCTGGTTCGACCGCGCCACGCAGCAGGGCGGCGGCGACGTGCAGCCGGTGGCGGCCATCCTCGGCAAGGTGCTGGCGCAGTACCCGATCGACCGGCGCCGCATCTACGTGTGCGGCATCTCGGCCGGTGCCGGCCTGGCCAATATCCTGGCGCTCAATTTCCCCGACCTGTTCGCGGCGGTCGGCCTGCATTCCGGGCCCGTGTTCGGCGCCGGCCACGGTACCGTCGGCGCGCTGGGCGTGATGCGCCATGGCGGTGGCTTGCGGACCGAGCCGGCCATCCGCGAAGTGCTGGCGCGGCGTGCCAATTTCCCGCTGATGCCCGCCATCCTGTTCCAGGGCGATGCCGATACCGTGGTGCACGCGGTGAACCAGCAGCAGCTCGTGCGACAGAGTTTGCTGTTGAACGGCGTGCCGGCCGATACACCGGTCAAGGTCACGCGGCGCGGCACCCGCAGCGGGCATGAGATCCGCGATTACCAGGTCGGCAGCAAGGTGGTGCTGCGGGTGGTGCGGGTCGATACGCTGGACCATGCGTGGAGCGGCGGCGACACGATGATCGCCTTCCACGGGAAAGGGCCGGATGCCAGCAGGATGATGCTGGAGTTTTTCGGCAAGCACCGGCGGTAG
- a CDS encoding PEP-CTERM sorting domain-containing protein (PEP-CTERM proteins occur, often in large numbers, in the proteomes of bacteria that also encode an exosortase, a predicted intramembrane cysteine proteinase. The presence of a PEP-CTERM domain at a protein's C-terminus predicts cleavage within the sorting domain, followed by covalent anchoring to some some component of the (usually Gram-negative) cell surface. Many PEP-CTERM proteins exhibit an unusual sequence composition that includes large numbers of potential glycosylation sites. Expression of one such protein has been shown restore the ability of a bacterium to form floc, a type of biofilm.), translating into MTFSNGQEGWHGLQPLDGNGGSSIDHSLGNDAPSLRTRMENFGVAWSTRDNTDFVRDYTQMGGVTFGIDVSAQSVFFFNREVTRDLVLELRDYDNMTNGLPYTSVWVKVGTLDASKPGWQHLSVTIDDTSATALPAGWGGYGAEDSTGMPYLPSNRTFASVLAGVDEVAFTTYVPGMMFGYTYFDVAVDNISISPVPEPAQGLLLLTGLAGIAALARRRRH; encoded by the coding sequence GTGACTTTTTCGAACGGCCAGGAAGGCTGGCATGGCCTGCAACCGCTGGACGGCAATGGCGGTTCCTCGATCGATCACTCGCTCGGCAACGATGCCCCGTCGCTGCGCACCCGGATGGAAAACTTCGGCGTGGCCTGGAGCACGCGCGACAACACGGACTTCGTGCGCGACTACACCCAGATGGGCGGTGTTACCTTCGGCATCGACGTATCGGCCCAGAGCGTCTTCTTCTTCAACCGCGAAGTCACGCGCGACCTGGTGCTGGAACTGCGCGACTACGACAACATGACCAACGGCCTGCCCTACACGAGCGTCTGGGTCAAGGTCGGCACGCTCGATGCCAGCAAGCCCGGCTGGCAGCACCTGTCGGTCACCATCGACGATACATCGGCCACCGCGCTGCCAGCCGGCTGGGGCGGCTACGGGGCGGAAGACAGCACCGGCATGCCCTACCTGCCGTCGAACCGTACTTTCGCCAGCGTGCTGGCCGGTGTCGATGAAGTGGCGTTCACTACCTATGTACCGGGCATGATGTTCGGCTACACCTATTTCGACGTCGCCGTCGACAACATCTCGATCAGCCCGGTACCCGAGCCGGCGCAAGGCCTACTGCTGCTGACCGGCCTGGCCGGCATCGCCGCCCTCGCCCGCCGCCGGCGCCACTGA
- the hrpA gene encoding ATP-dependent RNA helicase HrpA: MSEAIKQSPSSSSPKTNEARTPRRDDGRRGGAPREKATPEQGAAGEKRAPRQGGAREKPTPEQLAAREAERLFRNPLPPITFPEDLPVSGRRGEIAEALSKHQVVIVSGETGSGKTTQLPKICLELGRGQKGLIGHTQPRRIAASSTAKRIAQELGSPLGEHVGYKVRFNDTLHKGAYVKLMTDGILLAETQTDPLLKGYDTIIIDEAHERSLNIDFLLGYLKQLLPRRPDLKVIITSATIDAERFARHFSQHGKPPVPVIEVSGRLYAVEVRYRPVEREPVRLPEGANAAKPQMRTAAAAKEKRDLMDAILDGVDEVCRIGPGDVLVFLPGEREIRDAAEALRKHHPPHVEILPLFARLSVEEQDRVFRTTNQRRIVLATNVAETSLTVPGIRYVVDAGLARVKRYSYRNKVEQLQVEPVAQSAANQRAGRCGRVADGVCIRLYDEEDYNKRPKFTDPEILRSSLASVILRMKSLHLADVETFPFIEPPLARAIADGYQLLQELGAVDDDNRLTNLGRKLAKLPLDPRVGRMILAAQDFTCLTEVLIVAAALSVQDPRDRPIEHQQAADQAHQKFADEKSEFLSYIKIWRWFEEAIEHKKTNRQLQDNCRANFLSQVRLREWRDVHSQLLTLVKEQGWRMNETPATYEQVHMALLTGLLGNVGFKMEDDPGYLGARGIKFNIWPGSSLGKKAGKWVMAAELVETTRLYARTIAKIEPEWLEKIGAHLLRKSWGEPRWEKRPAQVTAAEKATLYGLTIYSQRRINYALHNPAEAREIFIRDALVAGDYDTRAPFFAHNHRLVKEIENLEHKSRRQDVLVDDQLIEAFYDKLIPHDVVNGAGFEAWYKKAAQAEPKILYLVKEDLMRHEAAGVTTELFPKKLLAAGVEMALTYHFEPGTVRDGVTLHVPLYALNQLSRERCEWLVPGMLKEKVHLLLKSLPQKLRRHMVPLPEYAQKFCDRIHEKQAFGRGDLVDAIIADIREQITITVLTSDFKPEQLPAHHFMNFKVIDEHGRQLDMGRNLATLQAEYGIQARQSFQRMAENAPPASAASLAQLGGGRAEKGQDKGPDRGAKHGGIAGEVKAGGMPGAAVPAPAATAPAPAAAHTNITSWSFGELPELLEIVQGKLTLIGFPALVDKGTHCDLEVFDDPNVAARTHRIGLRRLFALQMKDQIKFVEKSIPNLQQMGMQFMSMGTQEELRDQIIAKAIDIACLQDPLPLDAAAFNKRKDEGKSRLVLLVNEIARLVSQVLTEFHGLPKRLQGINPQAAADMQEQLKGLVHKRFLLDTEFAQLAHFPRYLKAMNVRLEKLRTDPARDAKSMADWHQAAQPYLRVMREKSAGKNTDPKLVEYRWMLEELRVSLFAQELRTPMPVSVKRLFKVWESMQR; the protein is encoded by the coding sequence ATGTCTGAAGCCATCAAGCAGTCCCCTTCCTCTTCTTCCCCGAAAACGAACGAAGCGCGTACCCCGCGCCGCGATGACGGCCGCCGCGGCGGCGCGCCACGGGAAAAAGCAACGCCGGAGCAGGGTGCCGCGGGCGAAAAGCGCGCGCCGAGGCAGGGTGGCGCGCGCGAAAAACCAACGCCCGAGCAGCTTGCCGCGCGCGAGGCCGAACGGCTGTTCCGCAATCCGCTGCCGCCCATCACGTTCCCGGAAGACTTGCCGGTGTCGGGCCGGCGGGGCGAGATTGCCGAGGCATTGTCGAAGCACCAGGTCGTGATCGTCTCGGGCGAGACCGGTTCCGGCAAGACCACGCAGCTGCCGAAGATCTGCCTGGAGCTGGGCCGCGGGCAAAAGGGCCTGATCGGCCACACCCAGCCGCGCCGCATCGCCGCTTCCTCGACCGCCAAGCGGATCGCCCAGGAACTGGGCTCGCCGCTGGGCGAGCACGTGGGCTACAAGGTGCGCTTCAACGATACCCTGCACAAGGGCGCGTACGTGAAGCTGATGACGGACGGTATCCTGCTGGCCGAAACCCAGACAGACCCGCTGCTCAAGGGCTACGACACGATCATCATCGACGAGGCGCACGAACGCAGCCTGAACATCGACTTCCTGCTGGGCTACCTGAAGCAGCTGCTGCCGCGCCGGCCGGACCTGAAGGTGATCATCACGTCCGCCACTATCGATGCCGAGCGTTTCGCCCGCCATTTCAGCCAGCACGGCAAGCCGCCGGTGCCGGTGATCGAGGTCTCCGGGCGCCTGTATGCCGTGGAAGTGCGCTACCGGCCGGTGGAGCGCGAGCCGGTCAGGTTGCCGGAAGGGGCAAACGCGGCGAAACCGCAAATGCGCACGGCCGCCGCCGCAAAGGAAAAGCGAGACCTGATGGATGCCATCCTCGACGGCGTCGACGAGGTATGCCGCATCGGCCCCGGCGATGTGCTGGTGTTCCTGCCCGGCGAGCGGGAGATCCGCGATGCGGCCGAGGCGCTGCGCAAGCACCATCCGCCGCACGTGGAAATCCTGCCGCTGTTCGCCCGCCTGTCGGTGGAGGAGCAGGACCGCGTGTTCCGCACCACGAACCAGCGCAGGATCGTCCTCGCCACCAACGTGGCCGAGACGTCGCTGACGGTGCCGGGCATCCGCTACGTGGTCGATGCCGGCCTGGCGCGCGTGAAGCGCTACAGCTACCGCAACAAGGTCGAGCAGCTACAGGTCGAACCGGTGGCGCAGTCCGCGGCCAACCAGCGCGCCGGCCGTTGCGGCCGCGTGGCCGATGGCGTGTGCATCCGGCTGTACGACGAAGAGGATTACAACAAGCGGCCGAAGTTTACCGATCCGGAAATCCTGCGCTCGTCGCTGGCATCGGTCATCCTGCGGATGAAGTCCCTGCACCTGGCGGACGTGGAGACGTTCCCGTTCATCGAACCGCCGCTGGCGCGCGCGATCGCCGACGGCTACCAGCTGCTGCAGGAACTGGGCGCCGTCGATGACGACAACCGGCTGACGAACCTGGGCCGCAAGCTGGCCAAGCTGCCGCTCGATCCGCGCGTGGGGCGCATGATCCTGGCCGCGCAGGACTTCACCTGCCTGACCGAAGTGCTGATCGTGGCGGCCGCGCTGTCGGTGCAGGACCCGCGCGACCGGCCGATCGAGCACCAGCAGGCGGCCGACCAGGCGCACCAGAAGTTCGCCGATGAAAAGTCCGAATTCCTTTCCTACATCAAGATCTGGCGCTGGTTCGAGGAAGCCATCGAGCACAAGAAGACCAATCGCCAGCTGCAGGACAACTGCCGTGCCAACTTCCTGTCGCAGGTGCGGCTGCGCGAGTGGCGCGACGTGCATTCCCAGCTGCTCACGCTGGTCAAGGAGCAGGGCTGGCGCATGAACGAAACGCCGGCCACCTACGAGCAGGTGCACATGGCGCTGCTCACGGGCCTGCTGGGCAACGTCGGCTTCAAGATGGAAGACGATCCCGGCTACCTGGGCGCGCGCGGCATCAAGTTCAATATCTGGCCCGGTTCCTCGCTGGGCAAGAAGGCCGGCAAGTGGGTGATGGCAGCCGAACTGGTGGAGACCACGCGGCTCTACGCGCGCACCATCGCGAAGATCGAGCCGGAGTGGCTGGAAAAGATCGGCGCGCACCTGCTGAGGAAATCGTGGGGCGAACCGCGCTGGGAAAAGCGCCCGGCACAGGTGACGGCGGCCGAGAAGGCCACCCTGTACGGCCTGACGATCTACAGCCAGCGCCGCATCAACTATGCGCTGCACAATCCGGCCGAGGCACGCGAGATCTTCATCCGCGACGCGCTGGTGGCCGGCGACTATGACACGCGCGCGCCGTTCTTCGCCCACAACCACCGGCTGGTGAAGGAAATCGAGAACCTGGAACACAAGTCGCGCCGGCAGGACGTGCTGGTGGACGACCAGCTGATCGAGGCGTTCTACGACAAGCTGATCCCGCACGACGTGGTCAACGGTGCCGGTTTCGAAGCCTGGTACAAGAAGGCCGCGCAGGCCGAGCCGAAGATCCTGTACCTCGTCAAGGAAGACCTGATGCGGCACGAGGCGGCCGGCGTGACGACCGAGCTGTTCCCGAAGAAGCTGTTGGCCGCCGGCGTGGAGATGGCGCTCACGTATCACTTCGAGCCGGGCACGGTGCGCGACGGCGTTACGCTGCACGTGCCGCTGTATGCGCTGAACCAGCTGTCGCGCGAGCGCTGCGAATGGCTGGTGCCGGGCATGCTGAAGGAAAAGGTGCACCTGCTGCTGAAATCGCTGCCGCAAAAACTGCGCCGGCACATGGTGCCGCTGCCCGAGTATGCGCAGAAGTTCTGCGACCGCATCCACGAGAAGCAGGCGTTCGGCCGCGGCGACCTGGTCGACGCGATCATCGCCGACATCCGCGAGCAGATCACGATCACGGTGCTGACCTCCGACTTCAAGCCGGAACAGCTGCCGGCGCACCATTTCATGAACTTCAAGGTGATCGACGAGCATGGCCGCCAGCTGGACATGGGCCGCAACCTGGCCACCCTGCAGGCGGAATACGGCATCCAGGCGCGGCAGAGTTTCCAGAGGATGGCGGAAAACGCGCCGCCCGCATCCGCCGCTTCGCTGGCGCAGCTGGGCGGAGGACGGGCGGAGAAGGGACAGGACAAGGGGCCGGACAGGGGCGCAAAGCACGGCGGTATCGCGGGCGAGGTGAAGGCGGGTGGCATGCCGGGTGCGGCCGTGCCGGCACCGGCAGCCACCGCCCCGGCACCGGCCGCCGCGCATACGAACATCACGTCATGGTCGTTCGGCGAACTGCCCGAACTGCTGGAGATCGTGCAGGGCAAGCTGACCCTGATCGGCTTCCCGGCGCTGGTGGACAAGGGCACGCACTGCGACCTGGAAGTGTTCGACGATCCGAACGTGGCCGCGCGCACGCACCGCATCGGCCTGCGCCGCCTGTTCGCGCTGCAGATGAAGGACCAGATCAAGTTCGTCGAGAAAAGCATCCCGAACCTGCAGCAGATGGGCATGCAGTTCATGAGCATGGGCACGCAGGAGGAACTGCGCGACCAGATCATCGCCAAGGCGATCGACATCGCCTGCCTGCAGGATCCGCTGCCGCTCGATGCGGCCGCGTTCAACAAGCGCAAGGACGAAGGCAAGTCGCGGCTGGTGCTGCTGGTGAACGAGATCGCCCGGCTGGTGTCGCAGGTGCTGACCGAGTTCCACGGCTTGCCGAAGCGGCTGCAGGGCATCAACCCGCAGGCCGCGGCCGACATGCAGGAGCAGCTGAAAGGGCTGGTGCACAAGCGCTTCCTGCTCGATACCGAATTCGCGCAGCTGGCGCATTTCCCGCGCTACCTGAAGGCGATGAACGTGCGGCTGGAAAAGCTGCGCACCGATCCGGCACGCGATGCGAAATCGATGGCCGACTGGCACCAGGCGGCGCAGCCTTACCTGCGCGTGATGCGCGAGAAATCGGCCGGCAAGAATACCGATCCAAAACTGGTGGAGTATCGCTGGATGCTGGAGGAATTGCGCGTTTCGCTGTTCGCGCAGGAGTTGCGCACGCCGATGCCGGTGTCGGTCAAGCGCTTGTTTAAAGTGTGGGAGTCGATGCAGAGGTAG